One window of the Lytechinus variegatus isolate NC3 chromosome 3, Lvar_3.0, whole genome shotgun sequence genome contains the following:
- the LOC121410906 gene encoding transmembrane protein 43-like → MYRSKYPDDPGMHNVGGLPGVSASRLPSTYSKRGDSTFVERVSNSFTGSLLGLGLVAIGLFSITVNESFAAYVSWQLDDGLRNIIPLESSEVIFTENNNKLIHVTGKLRTTEPLVDSQFGISVRAVKLRRHVQMYQWVEHRKQLAGDDIQYTYTKEWRSELIDSETFENSDRHTNKKEMSVQGTTFVAIRAYIGNFQLKEPLKEKIESFDPYIANQQPPNPSIKLHNGFYYFSLPNRPMIGDVRVTFSYAGVSGPENSIIGPPATVSIIAKQAGGILTNYVDNSGTAREMVQMGKWSAEEMLIHHLNFQTSLTWCLRIGGWLMVFLGFFFMKLIIFYVMDLVPALQKIASFGLINFNLCSSFSLALGFAALCYIMTRPFQALLMMTIALLPAIIAFLRHKKSQKESLRL, encoded by the exons TATCCAGATGATCCAGGTATGCATAATGTAGGTGGATTGCCAGGGGTTAGTGCCTCCAGACTACCATCTACCTATAGTAAGAGAGGAGACTCCACGTTTGTCGAACGTGTAAGCAACAGCTTCACGGGGTCCTTGCTAGGGCTCGGTCTAGTAGCTATTGGACTTTTCAGCATCACAGTCAATGAG AGCTTTGCTGCATATGTCTCATGGCAGCTGGATGATGGCTTGCGTAACATTATCCCTTTGGAATCCAGTGAGGTGATATTTACAGAAAATAACAATAAGCTTATACATGTTACAGGAAAGCTACGAACAACTGAG CCCCTGGTTGATTCTCAGTTTGGTATATCAGTAAGAGCGGTGAAGCTACGTCGTCATGTCCAGATGTATCAGTGGGTTGAACATAGGAAGCAATTAGCAGGAGATGATATCCAATATACATACA CTAAAGAATGGAGGTCAGAACTCATTGACAGTGAAACTTTTGAAAACTCTGACAGGCACACCAATAAAAA AGAAATGTCTGTCCAAGGCACTACTTTTGTTGCAATCAGAGCTTATATTGGAAACTTCCAGTTGAAGGAGCCGTTGAAGGAAAAGATTGAAAGCTTTGACCCTTATATCGCCAACCAGCAACCACCCAATCCAAGCATCAAACTACACAATGGATTTTATTACTTCTCACTTCCAAACAGACCTATG ATAGGAGATGTGAGAGTGACATTCAGCTATGCTGGTGTGAGTGGTCCAGAGAACAGCATTATAGGGCCACCTGCTACT GTGAGCATAATTGCAAAGCAAGCAGGAGGAATTCTGACTAATTATGTAGATAACAGTGGTACAGCAAGAGAGATGGTTCAGATGGGAAAATGGTCTGCAGAG GAAATGCTGATTCACCATTTGAATTTCCAGACGTCATTGACATGGTGTTTAAGAATTGGAGGATGGTTAATGGTATtcttaggattttttttcatgaaactcaTCATATTCTATGTCA TGGATCTGGTACCAGCCTTGCAGAAGATAGCATCATTTGGTCTGATCAACTTCAATCTATGCTCCTCATTTTCACTAGCATTAGGTTTTGCAGCCTTATGTTATATAATGACCAGACCCTTTCAAGCTCTTCTTATGATGACTATAGCATTACTTCCAGCAATCATAGCTTTTCTACGTcataaaaaatcacaaaaggaAAGTTTGAGGTTATGA
- the LOC121410908 gene encoding uncharacterized protein LOC121410908, protein MRSSCPVMLKLLASVDGKKLRLSSMVSEHNHEVSEALFRHLPQQRKLSDDEREEVMGFLAMDANKKLIQERMQSKTGKVIVLRDLTNIAAKVKCREQDAATIVRTLREKYG, encoded by the exons ATGCGGTCATCGTGTCCTGTCATGCTAAAGTTGCTGGCTTCCGTGGATGGGAAGAAACTTCGCTTATCGTCCATGGTATCAGAGCATAATCATGAGGTGTCAGAG GCACTGTTTCGCCACCTGCCTCAGCAGAGGAAACTGTCTGATGATGAGAGGGAGGAAGTAATGGGATTTCTTGCAATGGAT GCCAACAAGAAACTCATTCAAGAGAGAATGCAGAGCAAAACTGGGAAGGTCATTGTGCTTCGAGATTTAACAAACATTGCTGCTAAGGTGAAGTGTAGAGAACAAGATGCAGCCACCATTGTGCGGACACTCCGTGAAAAATATGGTTAG